In Thermoleophilia bacterium, the DNA window CTACCCACCACGACGACCACATCGGCCTCGCCGATCGAATCCATCGCCACGCCGTCGAGCGGCGGCGCGCTGGTGATCCCTAAGTCCTTGGCCACGTTCTGGGCAACTGCTTGCGCGCCCGGCGTCCACATGACCACCGACAACGCGAGTGTCTGGTCATTCGCGTCACTTACCTCACCCACGCGGTAACCCGCGGTCGCCACGCTGGGCGCCACGCGATCCGCAGCGGCTCCCGCCACGCCGCTCGCGTTGAGTACGGCCACGGTATACGCGGCGCGGTCGGAGATACTCGGCGGATCCTCCGGTACCACGCTCTCGGGGTCGCTTCCGAGGGACTTGCTGGACGGGCGATGGATACCCGCCGGGTCCGTCGCCGACGTGCTCGACCCGCCACTGTGCCCGAGGAACCACCAGCCCGCAAAGCCGCCACCCACGATGAGCACCACAACACCGACCACCACGGCAATGGCAGTGCGATTACCGGCGCTCCAGGAGATGGGGACGCCTCCTGGTGAGACTCCGCTGCGTGTGCTGAGCACCATCACGCGGTCGGAGGCCACGGGCGACGACATACCGAGCCCGGCCTCGACACGTGCCTCCAACCGACGGATCATCCCCTGCCGCCGCCAGACGACGAGCAACAGACCGAGCGAGCCGACGAGAGAGAAATAGAGCGCGGACGTGGCCATGATCAGGACCCAGTCGTTCATTCGGCGCCGTCCCCTGACGTCACGTCGCTACCGATGGCGGGCACGGTGCATCTCGTGCCCGCCCCTCTGGGGTCCCCGGCGCCCGTCACGCCGAGCACTGCCGTCGTCGGCAGCGGCAGGTCGAACTCCGCCGGTGCCCGGACCACGACCCCCACGGGCCGCCCCTCCATCGTTGCCGTGGCGAACGATA includes these proteins:
- a CDS encoding LytR family transcriptional regulator is translated as MNDWVLIMATSALYFSLVGSLGLLLVVWRRQGMIRRLEARVEAGLGMSSPVASDRVMVLSTRSGVSPGGVPISWSAGNRTAIAVVVGVVVLIVGGGFAGWWFLGHSGGSSTSATDPAGIHRPSSKSLGSDPESVVPEDPPSISDRAAYTVAVLNASGVAGAAADRVAPSVATAGYRVGEVSDANDQTLALSVVMWTPGAQAVAQNVAKDLGITSAPPLDGVAMDSIGEADVVVVVGRDKASGP